Genomic DNA from Thalassoroseus pseudoceratinae:
TGCGTCGGCTTTGGGGAAGATTGGTTTCGAGGTACGGGAATCGAGTGTCAAACTGGGATCGACGGGGATCCGTTCTTCCCCAGGTTGGCTGGCATCGAAATCGATGCGGGCTTGCTCGGCTGCGAAATTGGGGTCGTGCTCAAATGCTCGCACCACCCGCTTGAGGTACTTCACTTGCCATTCGAGCGTGACAAGCTTCACCTGGTTGTTGTACTTCTCGACCTTGAGTTGCCGCCACTTCAGGAGCTTTGGCGACAACGCCACGGCACCATAGAGCGTCACTGCGAGAACAATCGCCAACCAAAACAGAATCGACACCCCCCACGCCCGAGTCGAAGAAGTCGTCTCGGTGGAATCCTCATCCAGGGAGATGTCGAGTGTTTTGGTCATGCTGAGATCAATTAGGAAATGGTTCCGCCGTAGGTTGCGGTGTCACCAAGTTGTTCTTCGATGCGGAGCAACTGGTTGTACTTGGCGATACGGTCGGTTCGGCTGCCAGAGCCGGTTTTGATTTGACCGGTCGCCAAGGCGACAGCGAGGTCGGCGATCGTGGTGTCTTCGGTTTCGCCGCTACGGTGACTCATCACGGCGGTGTAACCGTTGCGGTAGCCAAGTCGGACCGCTTCGATGGTTTCGGTCAGCGTACCGATTTGGTTCACTTTCACCAAAATGCTGTTTGCGACGCCTTTGTCGATGCCGTCTTGCAATCGCTTGGAGTTGGTCACGAACAGGTCGTCACCAACAAGTTGGCATTTGTCGCCAACACGATCGGTGAGGATTTTCCAACCATCCCAGTCGTTTTCGTCGAGGCCGTCTTCAATGGAGCAAATCGGGTATTTGTCGACCCAACTTGCGAGCAAGTCGACCATTCCAGCGGAATCGACTTCTTGGCCTTCCATTTTGTACGTGCCGCTTTTCTTGTCGTAGAACTCACTCGACGCACAGTCGAGAGCCAACTTGACCTGCTCACCAGGTTTGTAGCCGGCTTTTTCGATGGCGGTCATGATGACGTCAATGGCTTCTTGACTGTTCTTGAGGTCCGGAGCGAAACCGCCTTCGTCACCGACGGCGGTGCTCATGCCCTTTTCGCCGAGAACTTTCTTCAAGCTGTGAAAGATTTCCACGCCGCAACGCAGACCGTCGCTGAACTTGTCGAAGCCGAGCGGCATGATCATGAATTCTTGACAGTCGATGCCGTTGTTGGCGTGGGCTCCACCGTTGATGATGTTCATCATCGGAGCCGGCAAACAGGTCGCTCCCACGCCGCCGAGGTAACGGTACAACGGTAGGAAGGCGGCTTCGGCGGAGGCTTTGGCAACGGCGAGTGAGCAGGCCAAGATGGCGTTGGCGCCCAAACGTTTCTTGTTTTCCGTGCCGTCGAGTTCGATCATCTTGCGATCGATTGCGGCTTGTTGGCTGGCGTCCATTTCGAGCAATGCGTCGGCGATCTGATCATTGACGTTCTGAACGGCTTTCTGAACGCCCTTGCCCACATAGCGATCTTTGTCGCCATCGCGGAGTTCGACGGCTTCGTGTTCGCCCGTGCTGGCACCGCTCGGGACTGCCGCCCGACCGACGACGCCCTCTTCTAATTCCACTTCGACTTCCACAGTCGGATTGCCACGACTATCGAGAATCTCCCGAGCGTGAACGTTTGTAATAGCCAGTCCCATCGATAGGTTCCTTTTCCAGAAGGTGTCTGAGTGCGGTTGGTTCGAGTGCGGACGTTTATTGAGCCCGCGCTCGTAGTTTTACTCTTTCAGCGTCCGACCTTCCATCAAGGGACCGTGAGTTCTCCTGCTGAACTGAAAATTTCGATATGTTTTCTTGTTGATCGGCTTCCAAGAACGTTGTCACCAGCATATCGACTGACCTGACGATCCCTCCGTTTTTATCTAGAATGCCGTTTGCACGCGAACTAACTCTGAGAGCGATGGAATTTCGAATGTCGGTGACCTCCGACAACATCAAGACAGAAGCGAATCGGTTGGGCTTCGGTCTGGTTGGGATTGCCCCGGCGGTCACGCCGACCGGCTTTTCACGTCTGACAGAGTGGATTGCCGCCGGTCTCGCGGGAGAGATGAGCTACATCGAGCGGCGCCGCGATGCGTATTCTCATCCAAAGTATGTCTTGGACGGCGTTCGCAGTGTGATTATGCTCGGCATGCACTACCGCACGGAAGACCCGACATCGTCGGAAACGGGGACGGCTCGCGTCTCTCGCTATGCGTGGGGTACCGAGGACTACCACAATGTCGTCAAACGCCGGCTGAGAGAACTCGCGAACTTCATCCATGCCGGAGCCCCGGATTGCACGACGCGAGTTGTGGTCGATACCGCCCCGCTCTTGGAACGCGATTTTGCCAGACTGGCGGGTTTAGGGTGGTTCGGCAAGAACACCATGCTGATCAACAAACACGCGGGCAGTTTTTTCTTCCTCGGTGCCTTGCTGACCGACCTGGAACTGGATAGCGATGCCCCGCACGAATCAACACACTGTGGAACCTGCACGCGGTGTCTGGATGCGTGCCCGACCGATGCATTCCCCGAACCGGGCGTTCTCGACGCGAAACGATGCATCTCGTATCTCACCATTGAACTGCGTGGCCCGATCCCCAGGCATTTACGGCCTGGCCTGCGGAACTGGGTGTTCGGTTGTGATGTCTGTCAGGACGTATGTCCGTGGAATCGTAAGGCTCCACGTAGCGACGAACCATCGTTCCAACCCAATTCGACGGTGACGCCCGCCGACGCCGCGGAATGGTTAACGCTCGATGACGAAGCATTTCGCCAGCGATTCCGCAAAACGCCACTCGCACGCCCGAAACGTGCGGGTTTGCTGCGGAATGCCGCCATTGTGTTGGGGAACACGCACGATCAGCAATACGTCCCGGTGCTGATTGCCGCTCTTTCTGATGCGGAACCTCTCATTCGAGGGGCCGCCGCATGGGCATTGGGAGAAATCGGCGGGGAAGCCGCGACGCAGGCATTGCAGACGCGAACTCTTGTCGAGAATAATGCAGACACTCAAGCCGAACTCACCGCCGCGTTGGAACGTTTTTAGTCCAACGAGTTTTCGATTCACGATTCAATTGACCTACCGGAGATCAGCATCATGTCGGATACACCAACACAAGTCGCCATCAACGGAGCCGCTGGACGAATGGGGCAACGATTAGTCGCTCTGACTCACGCCGACTCGGATTTGGCACTTCATACTGCTTTGGAATCCGCGAATTCGCCACACCTCGGCCGCGATGCAGGTGAACTGGCCGGTGTCGGAACGATTGGCTCTCAGATCACCAGCGAATTGAACGACCGCCCCGATGTGGTGATTGATTTCTCAACGCCAGACGGGTTGGTTCACATTGCCGAGATCTGTGGAGACCGGCAGATCCCGTTGGTCGCTGCCACCACTGGCTTGACGGATTCACAACGTGAAGCCGTACTGGCCGCCGCACAAACGACACCGGTTGTAATGGCTCCCAGCATGAGCTTGGCCGTCAATCTGGCCATGCAGTTGACTAAGCAAGCCGCTCAAATTCTGAAGAGTCATCCGGAGGGCGTGGATGTCGAGGTGATCGAACGCCACCATCGCTTCAAAGAAGATGCCCCCAGTGGAACGGCACTTAAGTTCGGCGAAATCATCGCTCAAGAAATGGGCCAAACCGAGCACAAACACGGCCGCGAAGGTCGGACCGGACAACGGCCGCAAAACGAAATCGGCTACCACGCTCTGAGAACCGGAGACAACGTCGGCGAACACACCATCGTTTTCGGATTGATTGGCGAAACGCTCGACATCACCGTTCGCGGGCAATCCCGTGATAGCTACGCCTACGGTGCATTGGAAGCCGCCAAATTCCTGGTAAGTCAGAAACCGGGGCTTTACTCAATGGCTGATGTTCTCGGTCTGAATTGAGTTTTCGAACGGAAAAAGACGTGGGGAAAACCGGACTTGACGCAATCGGCACTTCACTCTAGAGTCCCGCGACTTCTCTCTCAATAATCGATCTCCTCACTTTTTTCCGGACGCAGCGTTCTTCGCTCAACGTTACGGAGGCGGTACGTGGTGTATCTTCGCAGACCTGCGTTTCCAAGCTCGGCATCCACGGATCGAAAGATCCCATTGTGGATGGTTTGGGTCGTGGTGTGTCTGTTTCCGGGGTGTTCGCTGCTGAATATCAGCCAGCTTTTTGTCGGTGAGGAGTCCGTGGATGCGAACCATCCTGAGACGACCTTGCTGAAGAAAATGCCTGTGCCCCCGGAAGTCATCGTCTTGGAAGTGGTGCTCATCGAGCGGCCAAACCATGATCCGCTACTCGGAGAAACACTCTGGGATGAACTCGACGAGATTGCGTCTGTCGACTACGAGACCCGCCAAACCCTGAAACGAAACGGTTTGCGGGTCGGACGTTCTGGTGCCAATCCACCGAGAGCGTTACAGACGCTTCTTGGTGATTCACCAGAGATTGGAACGCACGACGATGGTGAGAATCGGCTGTCCGGTCAGTGTGTGATGGTTCCCTCCGGTGGCGAATCCCGCGTGACGGCCAGCGAAGTTCGGATGTTGCGAAATGTGTTGATCGTCGGAGAAAACGAGGATCGCACGGAAACACTGGAAAACGCGCGATGCGTCTTCCGGATTCAACCGCATCGACTTCAAGACGGATGGGCACGAATCGAATTTCTGCCGGAGTTGCACCACGGGGAATTCACCAATCGCCGAACTGCGACGGAAGAAGGGTGGCAGTGGGATACTTCTCAGAAAATCGAAAAGTTGTATCGTCAGCAATTCGCAGTCGATTTGAATGTCGGTGAAATGGTGATTCTCACATCGACCGAGGGACCGGAGTTTGACCTCGGCGACAACTTCTTCCGCGGATCTGGCGAGAGCAAACATCTTCAGCGGTTGCTCGTCGTTCGGTTAGCGGAACTCAATCGCATGGAACAAGTGTTTGATCAATAACCGGCCGTGACTGACACGTCTTCGGCGACTTTATTTCCGGCGCTTTCACGGTTTCCATGATCGCATCTAACTCCGTTGGTTTGACGAAGTGTTTTTCCAATGTGATTTCGTTGCCGGTGTCGTTGTAGCGCACGTCATCCATGAATGTTCGGATGAGTAACAAGCCGCGTCCGCTGGCCTTTTCGAGGTTCTCTGGAATCGTGGGATCCGGAAGGGAACTTGGATCGAATCCTGGTCCTTCATCACGGATTACAAACCGAGCTCTGGTCCGCGAGATCTCCGCCATACAGTGTACTTGTCGTTGACACCACGGTGCGGATTCCGAGCGGGACAGCACGAGTTCCGCGAACGCGTTGTCATCGACGCCGCGAAGTTCCGAAGAGATCTCTAGATTCCCGTGAATCACGGCGTTGACCAAAGCTTCTTCGAGTGCGACCCCAATGCGGATGCGGTCTTTATCATCGCAAACGCCCAGCGGGTCCAGCTGACTTTGCAACATCGCGACCACAGATGGCACAACGGTCCGATCCGTGCCAATCACGAGTTCGGTTCGACGAAACGTGACGCACTGTTGCAGTTCGTGTTCAATCAAACTCCGCTGTGACGCATTGAGGACTCGTTCGATCCGTGCGATGAGGTCCGTCATCAAGTTCCGTTTGGGAACATAGTCAGCGGCACCTTCACGTAATGCCGTGACGGCCACTTCCTCGCTGCCTTGTGCGGTCACAATGATAACTGGCACAAGCGGGTACGCTTCTTGAGCAAGACGAAGGAATTCAAGGCCGTCCATCTCGGGCATTCGCAGGTCACAAACCACCAAATCGATGGGTTCGTTGACCATCATCTCTAAGGCGGCGGCTCCACGATTCACACCGATGCCTTCCCAACCGGCTTGGCGAGCGATTAACTGCTGAATCAAGCGTTGTTGGACGCGACAGTCCTCGACGATCAGTATGCGCGGCATTTGAACTCTCTCCAATCCGGTATCTTTCGAGTTGTCTCGGTGTGTTGTCTTCATCTAGGTCGCGACGAGACGTGCGTCCAATTGATTCCAAATAGATACAACGGCCCGGCAATGTTTCGAATTAAAAACATCGGGTTTGATCGATTGAAGTGATTGCACGTGGACTGCGATGGGAAACAGATAGGCTACATTCGTTATAGACAACATACGTACTCCATCCCGCAGAAGCCAGAGAATTCATGCTACTGGCACGCTAGATCGACCATTTTGTTTAAGATTTGGTTCATCGAGTATTGGTAGTGGAGTCCATGGAGCCCACAAGCCGATGCCGATCTTGGAGCTTTCTCGCATGGATGCCAAACCGCGGGAAACGCAATGAGGTTCTGGCATGCACCGCGACAAAAAAGTCGGGTTGGCCATGGGGATTTTGTTAGTCGGCATAGTTGCTGCGTTCTTTTTTCGAAACGAATCTGATCCCCTCGAAGATATTCCACCGCTTGAAGATGCGTTGGCATTGGACGAAAAAATCGCCGCTCAGGCTGGCGGTCCGTACCTCACCGGTGTGGAGCCCGTGGATGACCGGTATCGCACTTCAGGACCGGTTCCGTCGTTGGATTCGTCTGTTTTAGACAGCGCTCCTAAGGACACTTCCGATGTCGTTGCAACCGCAGATTCGTTCGATACGCTTGCGCCGGTGAATGTGATCGAACAGGACAGCGAGCCGCTTCCATCTGCAGCCGAAGTCACCGTTGGCATGCCCTTCGGTTCAGTTCTGGGAGAGTCGACCG
This window encodes:
- a CDS encoding ATP-binding response regulator; amino-acid sequence: MPRILIVEDCRVQQRLIQQLIARQAGWEGIGVNRGAAALEMMVNEPIDLVVCDLRMPEMDGLEFLRLAQEAYPLVPVIIVTAQGSEEVAVTALREGAADYVPKRNLMTDLIARIERVLNASQRSLIEHELQQCVTFRRTELVIGTDRTVVPSVVAMLQSQLDPLGVCDDKDRIRIGVALEEALVNAVIHGNLEISSELRGVDDNAFAELVLSRSESAPWCQRQVHCMAEISRTRARFVIRDEGPGFDPSSLPDPTIPENLEKASGRGLLLIRTFMDDVRYNDTGNEITLEKHFVKPTELDAIMETVKAPEIKSPKTCQSRPVIDQTLVPCD
- the eno gene encoding phosphopyruvate hydratase, with the protein product MGLAITNVHAREILDSRGNPTVEVEVELEEGVVGRAAVPSGASTGEHEAVELRDGDKDRYVGKGVQKAVQNVNDQIADALLEMDASQQAAIDRKMIELDGTENKKRLGANAILACSLAVAKASAEAAFLPLYRYLGGVGATCLPAPMMNIINGGAHANNGIDCQEFMIMPLGFDKFSDGLRCGVEIFHSLKKVLGEKGMSTAVGDEGGFAPDLKNSQEAIDVIMTAIEKAGYKPGEQVKLALDCASSEFYDKKSGTYKMEGQEVDSAGMVDLLASWVDKYPICSIEDGLDENDWDGWKILTDRVGDKCQLVGDDLFVTNSKRLQDGIDKGVANSILVKVNQIGTLTETIEAVRLGYRNGYTAVMSHRSGETEDTTIADLAVALATGQIKTGSGSRTDRIAKYNQLLRIEEQLGDTATYGGTIS
- the dapB gene encoding 4-hydroxy-tetrahydrodipicolinate reductase, coding for MSDTPTQVAINGAAGRMGQRLVALTHADSDLALHTALESANSPHLGRDAGELAGVGTIGSQITSELNDRPDVVIDFSTPDGLVHIAEICGDRQIPLVAATTGLTDSQREAVLAAAQTTPVVMAPSMSLAVNLAMQLTKQAAQILKSHPEGVDVEVIERHHRFKEDAPSGTALKFGEIIAQEMGQTEHKHGREGRTGQRPQNEIGYHALRTGDNVGEHTIVFGLIGETLDITVRGQSRDSYAYGALEAAKFLVSQKPGLYSMADVLGLN
- the queG gene encoding tRNA epoxyqueuosine(34) reductase QueG — encoded protein: MSVTSDNIKTEANRLGFGLVGIAPAVTPTGFSRLTEWIAAGLAGEMSYIERRRDAYSHPKYVLDGVRSVIMLGMHYRTEDPTSSETGTARVSRYAWGTEDYHNVVKRRLRELANFIHAGAPDCTTRVVVDTAPLLERDFARLAGLGWFGKNTMLINKHAGSFFFLGALLTDLELDSDAPHESTHCGTCTRCLDACPTDAFPEPGVLDAKRCISYLTIELRGPIPRHLRPGLRNWVFGCDVCQDVCPWNRKAPRSDEPSFQPNSTVTPADAAEWLTLDDEAFRQRFRKTPLARPKRAGLLRNAAIVLGNTHDQQYVPVLIAALSDAEPLIRGAAAWALGEIGGEAATQALQTRTLVENNADTQAELTAALERF